From Blastocatellia bacterium:
TGAATGACTGCGGTGGCCAACGACTGACGGTCAGGCGATCATTCGCCGACTTCGACATCAACCTCTTTGCGGCGGGCGCGCAGCTCGGCGGCAAACTGCGCGATCTGCTGTCTTGTGGACTCGCCAAAGAGGCCGCGCCAGTGGTCGAGCGCCGCCTGGCGGACGGCGGCAGCGGCCAGATAATCGGGCTTCGGCAGCGGCCGGCGGTTCGCCGCCAAACCGTTTGCCGCAAAGAAGCGCACGATGGGGTAATTGTCGGCGAAGGCTTCGACCAGATAGGGCGTGGCCCATTGCGGGTCGGGCTTCATCATGCCTTCGCCGCCCATCGCTTCCGCCGCCAGCGCCCGCGTCAGCGCGTCGCCGGCAAACAGCATGCGCGGCCCTTCGGCAAGCTCGAACTGCGCATCCGGGCTCGGCTCAACGCCGCGATACCAATCCGGCCACTGCCGTTTGGATTCGCGGATCGCCCAGTTGACTGAGCGGTCCAGATGACAGAGGTTGCAGGCGTTCGGCACGCCCCCGCTTGCCGTCATCTGCGGCTGCGGCACGCTGATGTCGTGCGTCGGGTGAAAGGTCATCACGCCGTAGACGGCGCGCGGCATATGACAAGTCATGCACTGGCTACCCGCTGAATCGGTCTTGTGGCCGGTATGCTCAGCGAGCGCCGAGGGCTGCGCGTACTGCTGGTGGCAGGCGAGACACGGCTTATTCGTGCGGTTCTCGTCGGTGATCATCCCCTTCGGGTCGCCGCTGTGCATGGTATGGCAGGTCAGACAGTTGATGCGCTGGTTGGGCTCGCCGCCGGTGAAACATTTCGAGCGCAGGATGCCTTGATACTCGTAAGCCGTCAGGCGCGGCGAGCCGTCGGCCCAGAAGCGGCTGGCGAATGAGTAAGAGTTATCGTGGCCCTGTTGATCTTTGCGCTCGATGACGGTTTCGCGCGTCACCGGCTTATAAAAGCGCGCCAGGTCGTCGCCGGCGTTGAACGGGTCGCCTTTGCTCAATATCTCCTGAATGCGGCCTACGGGCTCAGGGACGCGCTGGCCGTGACAGTGACCGCAGACCATCAGCGAGCGTTCCGCCGTGAGCTTCCGCGGCTGGACGATGTCGGTCGCGGCATTTTTGGAAAAGCGCCAGAGGGTGCGCGTCAGCGGCGAAGCGGCCTCTTCCGCGTGCGCTGCCGCGGGACCGTGACACGCGCCGCAGGCGATGCCGAGTTCGGCGACTTCGGTGTTGAAGCGCCGATTGCTGTCGAAGTTTGGCTGCGCCTTGACGTTGTGGCAGAACACACAATTGGCGTCCCACGGCGCCTGGTGCTGAAAGTAGTTGTCGCTGTCGGGATAAAAGAACGAGCCGTTCAAGCTCATCCAGCGGCGGTTGACCAGATCGTAAGCCAGCGGCAGGCGAAGGTACTGGCCGTTCTGCCGCGTAACGTACTGCTCGATGCGCCGCGAGCCGACGGTGCGCTCGATCTGGTAAGCCTGCGTGCGACCGTCGGGAAACGCGAGCGTCATCCAGAACTTGCCATCGCGCTTCTCCATGCGGGCGCGGACGCCGAGGTAATCGAACGTGTTATCGCGCTCGAAATCGCCCTGCACCGATCCGACGCGCGCTTCCTGTGTCATGCGGCTGTGATAGGTGCGCGCCCACGACGCGTAATGCTCCGCATGACAGGCGAGGCAGGTCTTCGATGAGATGTAATCCTGGTCGGCGTGGCCCGTGCGCGTGCCGCGGTAGGCCGGGCGCATGGCGAGCACGGTCACAGCGACCGTAACCGCGATGCCGAGCGTCAGGATCAGTGATTTACTTGCCATGAGCGGCGTTGCTTCTAATGCGCGGCCTCGCCCGGCGCGGGCTTGCGCGACTGGCGAAAAATCTTCGCGCCCATCCAGACGTATTCGATGCCCGACGCGACGACCGAGGTGATGACGATGCCGTACATGAGCGGCAATAGAATCTTGAACGGTTTCATCGCCTCAAGCTGGAACATGATGAACCAGAAGATCAAGCCGATTTCGAGAAAGGTGTTCACCTTGCCGAGCGTCGTCGGCTTGAACGATTTGTAATGCAGCGTCAAGTAGATGGCCAGCGAGCCGATCAGGATCAGCAAGTCGCGCCCGATGACCGAGGCAGTCATCCACAGCGGCAACGGCTCGAAGCCTTGGCGCGGCAGCGCCATCACGATGTAAGAGGCGGTCGTCAGCAGCTTGTCCGCCGCCGGGTCGAGAAAGCGCCCCAGCGCCGATTGCTGGTTGAAGCGCCGCGCCACAAAGCCGTCAAAAAAGTCCGAGATGCCGGCGCTGAAAAAGACGATCACCGCCAGCCCGAACCGCCCCTCTTTTATGCAATAGAGAAACGGCGCAAGCAACGCAATGCGCAGCAGCGTCAGCCCGTTCGCCAGCGTCCACCAGCGCTCGGGCGGGGGCGCGGCGGGCGCGGCAGGCTCGCCCGGTTGAATGGGTGTCGTTTGCATAGCGTCGAGCGATTATAAGAGCCGTTTGTTGTGTGGCGCAACCGCCGGCCCGCCACCTCTTATTGTTGCAGTTTCGCCTATTTTACCGCCCAACGGCGGCGTTTGTTGCGAAAAAATTGAGGACATCTTGCGAAAAAATTGTAATACTGGCGGGCATATTGCCCCCATTCTCGACTGCCTATATGCTTAAAAAGTCTAAGGCAGATGTAAAGGCAAGCGCCAGTCAAAGGCCATCAGGTTGTTCAAGATCAAAACGGGAGACCCAGGGGAAATAATGCAATTTTTATTATCACGTTTCGCTAAGCAGGCTCTTTTAAAGTCTATCCTCTTCGTCATCGTCATCGCGCTGGTTGCGGTGCTGCAAAGCCGGGCGACCGCGCCTACGGGCGTCGCCGAAGCGCAGACCGAACAGATTGCCAGCAGCATTATTCCCGACGGGCTGACGACCGGCTCTGCCGACCTGGATCAGCAAATCGTCGAGATGGGCAGCAAGTACGGCGTTGATCCGAAACTGATCTACTACGTGATGCGCCAGGAATCGCGCTTCAAGCGTCAGGCGCTGTCGCAGAAAAACGCTCAGGGGTTGATGCAGTTGATCCCGGCGACCGCCGAGCGCTTCCACGTGAACATTAAAGACCCCGGAGCCAACATCGAAGGCGGCGTCGCCTATCTGCGCTGGCTGTTGAAGCATTTCGACGGCGACGTGCGGCTGGCGCTGGCGGGCTACAACTCTGGCGAGCGCACGGTTGAAAAGTGCGGCAATCAGGTGCCCGAGATCAAAGAGACCAAGAATTACGTGAAGAACATCACCACCGCCTACGGCAAGACGTATCACCCGGTGCTGCGGCCCGAGCAGGCGCGCCAGGCTTTCGGTATCTCGACCGTGACCGTCGAAGCGGAGTAAGACGCGACATCAAATAACCACTAATCTAGTGCGGTAAAAATCAACGGCGCGCGGCGTGAAGACGATTCACACCGCGCGCCGTTTGCTTGATGGCTAGCTGGCTTAACGGCCCCGGCGACCGGCGGGCTTCTTGCCTCCGGGCTCCGCCGTCAACTGCTTGACGATCAGGCGGCCACTGCTGTCGCGGATGGTCTCGTACTCAATCGGCACCGGCTTGCCTTTTTCATCGAGGTTGCGAATGGTGAAGCCCTTGCGCCCGCCCGCAACGCCGAGCGTCACCGGCAAGACGCCGCGGAAGCCGTCCTTGATGTAAGCGCCATTGTAGCGCCCCGAATCCGGCGTAAAGTACAACACCCAGACGCGCGTGAAATCAATCGGCCCTTCGGTGCTGAGGCTTTTCATCAAGCCGACGTAGTTGTTATGCGCGACGCCTTTCTTGTCTTTCGTCTGATCGAGCACCACCCAGCCTGTAAAGCGCCGGCCTTCGCCTTCAAGGTGCAAGATTTCGTCCGGCACATCGAGCTGCACCTGCTGCGCGCCCACCCAGCCGGCACGCAAGACCTCGGAATCCGGCAGCCGCACTTCGTACCACAGCACAGTCTTCGGGCCGCTGTCGTCGTCCGAGTCGTCGGTTTCGTCGGTATCGGCGGGCTTGTCGGCTTTGACCGTCGTGCGCGCCTTGCCGACAACTTCGACCGCCGTGCCGCGGCTCAGATAGGTGGCAACGTCGCCGTCGGCTTCCAGGCGCAGCTTGGTCTGAACTTTCAAGTGGCCCGCGCCCTGTGACGGCAGCTCTTTCGATTTCTCAAACAGCGTGTTGACCTTGTCAACGACCGTCTTGTTGATGACGTAGCGTGTCTCGACCCAGCCTTCGACCGCCGCCTTGTCTTTGGTGCGCACCTTGTACCATTCGACGACGCGCGTGGGGGTCTTGAACTGCGCCTGTTCGAGGATGTCCAGTCGGTCGCCGCGTT
This genomic window contains:
- a CDS encoding cytochrome c3 family protein, which translates into the protein MASKSLILTLGIAVTVAVTVLAMRPAYRGTRTGHADQDYISSKTCLACHAEHYASWARTYHSRMTQEARVGSVQGDFERDNTFDYLGVRARMEKRDGKFWMTLAFPDGRTQAYQIERTVGSRRIEQYVTRQNGQYLRLPLAYDLVNRRWMSLNGSFFYPDSDNYFQHQAPWDANCVFCHNVKAQPNFDSNRRFNTEVAELGIACGACHGPAAAHAEEAASPLTRTLWRFSKNAATDIVQPRKLTAERSLMVCGHCHGQRVPEPVGRIQEILSKGDPFNAGDDLARFYKPVTRETVIERKDQQGHDNSYSFASRFWADGSPRLTAYEYQGILRSKCFTGGEPNQRINCLTCHTMHSGDPKGMITDENRTNKPCLACHQQYAQPSALAEHTGHKTDSAGSQCMTCHMPRAVYGVMTFHPTHDISVPQPQMTASGGVPNACNLCHLDRSVNWAIRESKRQWPDWYRGVEPSPDAQFELAEGPRMLFAGDALTRALAAEAMGGEGMMKPDPQWATPYLVEAFADNYPIVRFFAANGLAANRRPLPKPDYLAAAAVRQAALDHWRGLFGESTRQQIAQFAAELRARRKEVDVEVGE
- a CDS encoding CDP-alcohol phosphatidyltransferase family protein; translation: MQTTPIQPGEPAAPAAPPPERWWTLANGLTLLRIALLAPFLYCIKEGRFGLAVIVFFSAGISDFFDGFVARRFNQQSALGRFLDPAADKLLTTASYIVMALPRQGFEPLPLWMTASVIGRDLLILIGSLAIYLTLHYKSFKPTTLGKVNTFLEIGLIFWFIMFQLEAMKPFKILLPLMYGIVITSVVASGIEYVWMGAKIFRQSRKPAPGEAAH
- a CDS encoding lytic transglycosylase domain-containing protein; the encoded protein is MQFLLSRFAKQALLKSILFVIVIALVAVLQSRATAPTGVAEAQTEQIASSIIPDGLTTGSADLDQQIVEMGSKYGVDPKLIYYVMRQESRFKRQALSQKNAQGLMQLIPATAERFHVNIKDPGANIEGGVAYLRWLLKHFDGDVRLALAGYNSGERTVEKCGNQVPEIKETKNYVKNITTAYGKTYHPVLRPEQARQAFGISTVTVEAE
- a CDS encoding SH3 domain-containing protein, translating into MKRIHILTKSNLLAGALMLSALLLTGCGFISGDTKIDEGVVIAPKLKLRSTTAPAALELAEVKRGDRLDILEQAQFKTPTRVVEWYKVRTKDKAAVEGWVETRYVINKTVVDKVNTLFEKSKELPSQGAGHLKVQTKLRLEADGDVATYLSRGTAVEVVGKARTTVKADKPADTDETDDSDDDSGPKTVLWYEVRLPDSEVLRAGWVGAQQVQLDVPDEILHLEGEGRRFTGWVVLDQTKDKKGVAHNNYVGLMKSLSTEGPIDFTRVWVLYFTPDSGRYNGAYIKDGFRGVLPVTLGVAGGRKGFTIRNLDEKGKPVPIEYETIRDSSGRLIVKQLTAEPGGKKPAGRRGR